From the Roseibium salinum genome, one window contains:
- a CDS encoding DUF2282 domain-containing protein produces MKHMAMSAAIVAGAVATAVAGLQTTPAQAEAKEKCYGVSLKGQNDCKAGPGTTCAGTSTIDYQGNAWTLVPKGTCETMELPGDRHGSLTELKRDLPET; encoded by the coding sequence ATGAAACATATGGCTATGTCCGCAGCGATCGTCGCCGGCGCAGTAGCAACGGCAGTTGCCGGTTTGCAGACGACACCGGCTCAAGCGGAGGCGAAGGAAAAGTGCTACGGCGTTTCCCTGAAAGGCCAGAACGACTGCAAGGCCGGTCCGGGCACCACCTGCGCCGGGACATCCACCATCGACTATCAGGGCAATGCCTGGACCCTGGTTCCCAAGGGCACCTGCGAGACCATGGAACTGCCGGGTGACCGTCATGGCTCCCTGACAGAGCTCAAGCGTGATCTGCCGGAAACTTAA
- a CDS encoding DUF692 domain-containing protein: MPPQTIAQTHPRIGADIPARAGTGLKPEHAAEILETRANVGFFEVHAENYMGAGGPPHRQLEAIRRDYPLSLHGVGLSIGGEGPLDKDHLARLAGLNKRYEPGLFSEHLAWSTHDTAYYNDLLPVPYDEATLQRVCDHIDEVQETVGRRMLLENPSTYVAFEQSTMGELDFLKEVTRRTGCGLLLDINNVFVSCTNHQRSADGYLAEFPMAAVGELHLGGHAPDTDDDGRPLLIDAHDREVDQAVWALYERVIDTHGALPTLIEWDNDVPAWPVLMAEAEAADRILSRRDVKPAVRRAV; this comes from the coding sequence ATGCCTCCCCAGACCATTGCCCAGACACATCCGCGCATTGGCGCCGACATCCCCGCACGCGCCGGCACCGGGCTGAAGCCGGAGCATGCTGCCGAAATTCTGGAAACGCGTGCGAATGTCGGCTTCTTCGAGGTCCATGCGGAAAACTACATGGGGGCAGGCGGTCCGCCGCACCGGCAACTGGAAGCCATCCGGCGGGACTATCCGCTCTCCCTCCACGGCGTCGGTCTTTCCATCGGCGGCGAAGGGCCGCTGGACAAGGACCACCTTGCCCGGCTTGCCGGACTGAACAAGCGCTATGAACCGGGCCTCTTTTCCGAGCACCTGGCCTGGTCGACCCATGATACCGCCTATTACAACGATCTTCTGCCGGTGCCCTACGACGAGGCGACGCTTCAGCGGGTGTGCGATCATATCGACGAAGTGCAGGAGACCGTCGGCCGCAGGATGCTCCTGGAAAACCCCTCCACCTATGTCGCGTTCGAGCAAAGCACGATGGGCGAGCTGGATTTCCTGAAAGAGGTCACGCGCCGGACCGGTTGCGGACTGCTGCTCGACATCAACAACGTCTTTGTCTCCTGCACCAATCATCAGCGCTCCGCGGACGGCTATCTTGCGGAGTTTCCCATGGCGGCGGTCGGCGAACTGCATCTGGGCGGTCACGCTCCGGACACGGACGATGACGGCCGGCCGCTGCTGATCGATGCCCACGACCGGGAAGTGGATCAGGCGGTCTGGGCGCTTTATGAGCGCGTCATCGACACCCACGGGGCGCTGCCGACGCTGATCGAGTGGGACAATGACGTCCCGGCCTGGCCGGTCCTGATGGCTGAAGCCGAGGCCGCGGACCGGATCCTGTCCCGGCGGGACGTGAAACCGGCCGTGAGGCGTGCGGTCTGA
- a CDS encoding DNA-binding domain-containing protein: protein MSARNPSARVGSLEFSRALLDPQAAAPAGLIGPDGKAAPKRFNVYRNNVIVSLCEALGQTFPAIRTLLGEDYFDALARAFAAKHPPASPVLIWYGCEFAAFVECFPPLAAYPYLADVARVEWAWLQAYHAEDAAPLNPAALGAVAPDVVAGIRFNRHPAAAVIASKWPVLDLVRANRFDGGQGGSIDLGTPQAVLVTRPDLDVELRLLRPGGGEFLNTLFEGSSLGEAAAFAQESAGEFSLADCLSDSLSSGAFTAIQ, encoded by the coding sequence ATGAGCGCGCGAAACCCCTCTGCGCGGGTCGGCTCGCTGGAGTTCAGCCGGGCACTGCTCGATCCTCAAGCCGCGGCGCCGGCCGGGCTGATCGGGCCCGACGGCAAAGCGGCGCCCAAGCGCTTCAACGTCTACCGCAACAATGTCATCGTCAGCCTGTGCGAAGCGCTGGGGCAGACGTTTCCGGCGATAAGGACTCTCCTCGGCGAAGACTATTTCGATGCGCTCGCCCGGGCCTTCGCGGCAAAGCATCCGCCCGCCTCTCCGGTCCTTATCTGGTATGGCTGTGAGTTTGCCGCTTTCGTCGAATGCTTTCCGCCGCTTGCGGCCTATCCCTATCTTGCCGACGTGGCGCGGGTGGAATGGGCCTGGCTGCAGGCCTATCACGCTGAGGACGCCGCCCCGCTGAACCCGGCCGCGCTCGGCGCAGTCGCTCCGGACGTTGTCGCCGGGATCCGCTTCAATCGACATCCGGCCGCGGCCGTCATCGCCTCGAAATGGCCGGTGCTGGATCTCGTGCGGGCCAACAGGTTCGACGGCGGGCAGGGCGGTAGCATCGATCTCGGCACCCCGCAGGCGGTTCTGGTCACCCGCCCGGATCTTGACGTTGAGCTGCGCCTGTTGCGGCCGGGCGGGGGTGAATTCCTGAACACCCTGTTCGAAGGAAGTTCACTGGGCGAGGCCGCGGCTTTCGCACAGGAAAGTGCCGGGGAATTTTCGCTGGCCGATTGTTTATCTGATAGCCTTTCGAGCGGTGCTTTCACCGCCATTCAATAA
- a CDS encoding DoxX family protein gives MGALIGFFTRLYTLVFGGLERLTNGWFLGLAARFIFAAVLLQFFWNSALTKIGGNIMNIFTPTAGAYAQMLPKMMEQVSYDTSQIAFFPYGLMVLLGTWGEFILPAMVVIGLFTRFASLGMIVFIMVMTYVDIYGHGADAKTIGALFDGEPYAIIADDRLLWIFLLLVPTLKGPGVFSLDWLLGRYYRRREMYY, from the coding sequence ATGGGCGCGCTGATTGGTTTTTTCACGAGATTGTACACGCTGGTATTCGGTGGGCTTGAACGCCTGACCAACGGCTGGTTCCTGGGGCTTGCAGCCCGCTTTATTTTCGCGGCCGTCCTGCTGCAGTTCTTCTGGAATTCCGCGCTGACGAAGATCGGCGGAAACATCATGAACATCTTCACGCCGACCGCCGGTGCCTATGCGCAGATGCTGCCGAAGATGATGGAACAGGTCAGCTACGATACCAGTCAGATCGCGTTCTTTCCTTATGGCCTGATGGTCCTGCTCGGCACCTGGGGCGAATTCATTCTGCCGGCCATGGTTGTGATCGGTCTTTTCACGCGCTTTGCAAGCCTGGGCATGATCGTCTTCATCATGGTGATGACCTATGTCGACATCTACGGGCACGGAGCCGACGCCAAGACCATCGGGGCGCTCTTCGACGGCGAGCCCTATGCGATCATCGCCGATGACCGTCTGCTGTGGATCTTCCTGCTTCTGGTGCCGACGCTGAAGGGGCCGGGGGTTTTCTCCCTCGACTGGCTGCTGGGACGCTACTACCGCAGGCGCGAAATGTATTACTAG
- a CDS encoding threonine aldolase family protein: MNFASDNWAGAAPAVMSALARHNSGFSPAYGADPLTDRISERFNDIFEREVAVYFVATGSAANSLALSAYARPGGVIFCQNDAHIRVDECNCPEFMTGGGKLVGIAGPDGKLTPDGLREALQAFPDGVVHHGQAASVSISQATESGTVYTLDEIAAIREAAQARSLPLHMDGARFANALVTLGCSPADMTWKAGVDVLSFGATKNGCWCAEAVVFFDPEAARGFEYLRKRAGHLFSKSRFVAAQFDGYFEEDGWLATAAHANEMASTIAEGIRAAGGRTAWPVEANEVFPILKRSRFQALEAAGARLYEWPATDLAATIAPSEDEVCLRMVTSFATTEAEVEAFLSTLAGAA; encoded by the coding sequence ATGAATTTCGCAAGCGACAATTGGGCGGGTGCGGCTCCGGCGGTGATGTCGGCGCTGGCCCGCCATAATTCCGGGTTTTCGCCGGCCTATGGCGCGGACCCGCTGACCGACCGGATCTCCGAACGGTTCAACGATATCTTCGAACGGGAGGTCGCGGTCTATTTCGTGGCGACCGGCTCGGCGGCCAATTCCCTGGCTCTGTCGGCCTATGCAAGGCCCGGTGGCGTGATCTTCTGCCAGAACGATGCTCATATCCGCGTCGACGAATGCAACTGCCCGGAGTTCATGACCGGCGGCGGCAAGCTGGTCGGCATTGCGGGGCCGGACGGGAAGCTGACGCCGGACGGACTGCGTGAGGCGCTCCAGGCGTTTCCCGATGGCGTGGTGCATCACGGCCAGGCCGCGTCCGTGTCGATCAGCCAGGCAACGGAAAGCGGCACGGTCTATACGCTGGATGAAATCGCGGCGATCAGGGAGGCAGCGCAAGCGCGGTCGCTCCCGCTCCACATGGATGGTGCCCGCTTCGCCAATGCGCTCGTCACGCTCGGCTGTTCGCCCGCCGACATGACCTGGAAGGCCGGGGTGGACGTCCTCTCCTTCGGTGCCACCAAGAACGGCTGCTGGTGTGCGGAAGCCGTGGTCTTCTTCGATCCGGAAGCGGCAAGGGGCTTTGAATACCTGCGCAAGCGCGCCGGGCACCTGTTTTCAAAGAGCCGCTTTGTCGCGGCGCAGTTCGACGGTTATTTCGAAGAGGACGGCTGGCTGGCAACCGCGGCCCACGCCAACGAGATGGCGTCAACGATTGCCGAAGGCATCCGGGCCGCGGGCGGCCGGACCGCCTGGCCTGTGGAGGCCAACGAGGTGTTCCCGATCTTGAAGCGCAGCCGCTTCCAGGCACTGGAGGCGGCCGGTGCCAGGCTCTATGAATGGCCCGCCACGGATCTGGCCGCGACCATTGCGCCGTCCGAAGACGAAGTCTGCCTGCGCATGGTCACGAGCTTTGCGACCACAGAGGCCGAAGTGGAGGCGTTCCTGAGCACTCTTGCGGGTGCTGCCTGA
- a CDS encoding Hsp20 family protein, with protein MRHFDFSPLYRSTVGFDRLFSLLDNASSEVPAYPPYNIERTGENAYRITMAVAGFTEAELSVEAKEHVLAIKGEKADENDDREILYRGIASRTFERRFQLAEHVRVEGASLENGLLHVDLVRELPEAMKPRKIDITTGETKQIESAVN; from the coding sequence ATGCGTCACTTCGACTTTTCTCCGCTTTACCGGTCCACCGTCGGGTTCGACCGTCTTTTCTCGTTGCTGGACAACGCCAGCAGCGAAGTTCCCGCCTATCCGCCCTACAACATTGAACGGACCGGCGAAAACGCCTACCGCATCACCATGGCGGTAGCCGGCTTCACCGAAGCTGAACTTTCAGTGGAGGCTAAAGAACACGTTCTCGCCATCAAGGGTGAGAAGGCCGATGAAAATGACGACCGCGAAATCCTGTATCGCGGCATCGCATCGCGCACCTTCGAGCGCCGCTTCCAGCTTGCCGAACACGTGCGCGTGGAAGGTGCCAGCCTGGAAAACGGCCTGCTGCATGTCGATCTCGTCCGCGAGCTTCCCGAAGCCATGAAGCCGCGCAAGATCGATATCACGACTGGTGAAACCAAGCAGATCGAATCGGCCGTCAATTAA
- a CDS encoding alpha/beta fold hydrolase, whose translation MKLIDHPDNPVPEGARAGFVETPDGVRIRYAHWPASGRERRGTVTLVQGRAEFIEKYFEVIEDLRRRGFAVVTFDWRGQGGSQRLTRNPKRGHISNFRKYRLDLRTVLKEISLANYPGPHFALAHSTGALVLLSDSQRLRTMLDRAVITSPLLGLPSGAWAPNLVASARRFLRKATFGLLGQPPLKAGARRTSALLENIGFPAARIFSLLGMGRLFIPGGNAEIFIPFETNRQTSDRIRFDRFNKVLKQAPELGVGAPTIGWLNAAARTMLALRRRDAGPNMKLPCLVLAAGNDRIVSTPETEDFVSRTKAAAYVEIPGAAHELMMERDIFRDQFWAAFDAFVPGAEAEQELERARI comes from the coding sequence ATGAAGCTGATCGATCATCCCGACAATCCGGTGCCGGAAGGCGCAAGGGCCGGTTTCGTCGAAACGCCCGACGGCGTCAGAATCCGCTACGCCCACTGGCCGGCCTCCGGCCGGGAGCGCCGCGGCACGGTGACGCTTGTGCAGGGGCGGGCGGAATTCATCGAGAAATATTTCGAGGTGATCGAGGACCTGCGCCGGCGAGGATTCGCCGTGGTTACCTTCGACTGGCGCGGTCAGGGCGGCTCCCAGCGGCTGACCCGCAATCCGAAGCGCGGACATATTTCGAACTTCCGCAAGTATCGGCTGGATCTCAGGACGGTTCTGAAAGAGATTTCCCTTGCAAACTATCCGGGGCCGCATTTTGCCCTGGCCCACTCGACCGGCGCTCTGGTGCTCCTATCCGACAGCCAAAGGCTCAGGACGATGCTGGACCGGGCGGTGATCACCTCGCCGCTGCTCGGCCTGCCTTCGGGCGCATGGGCGCCGAACCTTGTCGCTTCCGCCCGCAGGTTCCTGCGGAAAGCCACTTTCGGCCTGCTCGGGCAGCCGCCGCTGAAAGCCGGCGCGCGCAGGACCTCAGCGCTTCTCGAAAACATCGGCTTTCCCGCCGCCCGCATCTTTTCGCTGCTCGGCATGGGCCGGCTTTTCATTCCCGGCGGAAACGCAGAGATCTTCATTCCCTTTGAAACGAACCGCCAGACCTCCGACAGGATCCGTTTCGACCGGTTCAACAAGGTGCTGAAACAGGCGCCCGAACTGGGTGTCGGCGCGCCGACGATCGGCTGGCTGAACGCGGCTGCAAGGACGATGCTGGCGCTGCGGCGGCGAGATGCCGGCCCCAACATGAAGCTTCCCTGCCTCGTGCTGGCAGCAGGCAATGACCGCATCGTCTCAACGCCGGAGACCGAGGATTTCGTCTCGCGCACCAAAGCCGCCGCTTATGTGGAGATCCCCGGCGCGGCCCATGAACTGATGATGGAACGGGACATCTTCCGCGATCAGTTCTGGGCGGCGTTTGATGCGTTTGTTCCGGGCGCGGAAGCGGAACAGGAGCTGGAGCGCGCCCGGATCTGA
- the hisN gene encoding histidinol-phosphatase, producing the protein MTKLPVASSSEFAPFLDRLADAASKAIMPHFRQGFAIDNKWETGFDPVTVADRNGETAMRALINETYPEHGILGEEHGPENLDAEHVWVLDPIDGTRAFITGLPTWGTLIGLRTRGTASLGMMVQPYIGERFAGDCQAAWYHGPLGTRPLQTRPCAGLREATIFTTTPALFTDGERGAFDRVEASVRLSRYGTDCYAYCMVAAGHGDAVIESGLQAYDIVALVPIIEGAGGVVTTWTGGSPCDGGQILASGDPRLHETLLRELARQA; encoded by the coding sequence ATGACAAAACTGCCTGTTGCCAGTTCAAGTGAGTTTGCGCCGTTCCTGGACAGGCTTGCCGATGCCGCCAGCAAGGCGATCATGCCCCATTTCCGGCAGGGATTTGCCATCGACAACAAGTGGGAAACCGGCTTCGATCCGGTCACCGTCGCTGACAGGAACGGCGAAACGGCCATGCGGGCGCTCATCAACGAAACCTATCCCGAGCACGGGATTCTGGGTGAGGAGCACGGCCCGGAAAATCTGGACGCCGAGCATGTCTGGGTGCTTGACCCGATTGACGGAACCCGGGCCTTCATCACCGGCCTGCCGACCTGGGGAACCCTGATCGGACTGCGCACCAGGGGCACCGCGAGCCTCGGCATGATGGTTCAGCCTTATATCGGGGAGCGTTTCGCCGGGGATTGCCAGGCGGCCTGGTATCACGGCCCGCTGGGAACGAGACCGCTTCAGACCCGCCCTTGCGCCGGACTTCGGGAGGCGACGATCTTCACCACGACGCCGGCCCTGTTCACCGACGGGGAACGCGGCGCCTTCGACCGCGTGGAAGCCTCGGTCCGGCTCTCCCGCTACGGCACGGACTGCTATGCCTATTGCATGGTCGCTGCGGGCCATGGCGACGCCGTCATCGAAAGCGGCCTGCAAGCCTACGACATCGTTGCCCTTGTGCCGATCATCGAGGGTGCCGGCGGGGTGGTAACCACCTGGACCGGCGGCTCGCCCTGCGACGGCGGGCAGATCCTTGCTTCCGGAGACCCGCGCCTTCACGAGACCCTGCTCAGGGAGCTCGCCAGGCAGGCCTGA
- a CDS encoding N-formylglutamate amidohydrolase — MPYIFNSPHSGRQYSRSFLASSRLNEITIRRSEDAYVDDLFSHVVPLGAPLLRAHFPRAYLDVNREPYELDPKMFEGRLPTYANVRSIRVAGGLGTVARIVSENYEIYRHKLPVDEALHRVEEIYKPYHSTLRRLLAQTHVTFGYAVLIDCHSMPSSVKCQTTDTRPDFILGDRYGTSCGSDLTEFACSVLKNMGYSVSRNKPYAGGFITEHYGRPASGLHALQIEINRGLYMDEATHQPSAGFGTLFHDLRAFARELTSMPDAALHADPIAAE; from the coding sequence ATTCCGTACATCTTCAATTCCCCGCATTCGGGCCGCCAGTATTCCAGAAGCTTCCTGGCCTCCTCCCGCCTGAACGAAATCACCATCCGCCGCTCCGAAGACGCTTATGTGGATGATCTGTTCTCCCATGTCGTTCCCCTGGGCGCGCCGCTTCTGCGGGCGCATTTTCCAAGAGCCTATCTGGATGTGAACCGGGAGCCTTATGAGCTCGACCCCAAGATGTTCGAGGGCCGGCTGCCCACCTATGCCAACGTCCGGTCCATCAGGGTGGCGGGCGGCCTCGGCACGGTCGCGCGGATCGTCAGCGAAAACTACGAGATCTACCGCCACAAGCTGCCTGTCGACGAAGCGCTGCACCGGGTCGAGGAAATCTACAAGCCCTACCATTCGACCTTGCGGCGGCTGCTGGCCCAGACCCACGTCACCTTCGGCTATGCGGTTCTGATCGATTGCCACTCAATGCCGTCCAGCGTGAAATGCCAGACGACCGACACACGGCCGGACTTCATCCTGGGCGACCGGTACGGCACGAGCTGCGGCAGCGACCTGACGGAATTCGCCTGCTCCGTCCTCAAGAACATGGGTTACAGCGTCTCACGCAACAAACCCTATGCGGGCGGCTTCATCACCGAGCATTACGGCCGGCCGGCAAGCGGCCTGCATGCCCTGCAAATCGAGATCAACCGCGGTCTCTACATGGACGAGGCAACTCACCAGCCCTCCGCCGGGTTCGGCACTCTGTTCCATGACCTGCGCGCATTCGCCCGCGAACTCACGTCGATGCCCGATGCGGCATTGCACGCCGATCCAATCGCCGCAGAATAA